One window from the genome of Chroococcidiopsis sp. TS-821 encodes:
- a CDS encoding 5-formyltetrahydrofolate cyclo-ligase encodes MSQAAHKTKLRRLLLQKRQSMTQQEWQEKSDRICFHLQSSSLFFQAKTVLSYFSVRQEPELSRLFTINKSWGLPRCVDKSLTWHLWNAGDDVQIGAYNIPEPHARAPLISVSEVDLILVPAIACDTQGYRLGYGGGFYDRLLSCPEWMSKPAIGITFDFAYLEQLPVEAWDKPLDGVCTETGLKMMR; translated from the coding sequence ATGAGTCAAGCGGCACATAAAACAAAGTTACGCCGTTTGCTACTGCAAAAGCGGCAATCGATGACGCAGCAGGAGTGGCAAGAAAAAAGCGATCGCATTTGTTTTCACCTGCAATCATCATCCTTATTTTTTCAAGCAAAAACTGTTCTTAGCTATTTCAGTGTTCGTCAGGAACCAGAGCTTAGCAGGCTATTTACTATTAACAAAAGTTGGGGCTTACCGCGCTGTGTTGATAAATCGCTGACTTGGCATTTGTGGAATGCAGGAGATGATGTTCAAATAGGAGCTTACAACATTCCTGAACCTCACGCGCGCGCGCCGCTTATTAGTGTTAGCGAAGTTGATTTAATTCTCGTTCCGGCGATCGCTTGCGATACTCAAGGATATCGCTTAGGTTACGGCGGTGGTTTCTACGATCGCTTACTTAGTTGTCCTGAATGGATGTCAAAGCCTGCGATTGGAATTACGTTTGACTTCGCCTATTTAGAGCAATTACCTGTTGAAGCTTGGGATAAACCGTTAGATGGTGTTTGTACAGAAACTGGTCTAAAAATGATGCGATGA
- a CDS encoding acetamidase/formamidase family protein: MSNVTFISRTGFQAKDDPNCFNRLHPALKPVAHAKPGELIVFETRDAFDNQFSPQSTPAQVACADLNLVHPMTGPVYIEGAERGDVLAVTLVDIEPDEYGYTVIVPGFGFLRDQFSEPFIANWQLDRLSATSEQIPGVKIPMCAFPGSIGVLPGEVELEKALAREQQLAQAGGFVLLPNAAGAIPADLFGEQGLYKDKALRTIPPREFGGNMDIKQMQVGTTLLFPCFVEGGGLWCGDVHYAQGDGEVSGTAIEMAARVTVRTEIRKGLGEYVKFPQFEGGIQLQRTEPTKFYATTGIPLKARGEVPPHLAYLDSPKAAALENLSEDLTLATRNALLQMIDYLVQQHSYTRQQALVIAAVAVDLRIGQLVDVPNYVVSAVLPLNIFSD; this comes from the coding sequence ATGAGTAATGTTACTTTTATTTCGCGAACTGGTTTTCAAGCTAAAGACGATCCAAATTGTTTTAATCGACTGCATCCAGCCCTAAAACCTGTAGCTCATGCTAAACCTGGTGAGTTAATTGTCTTTGAAACTCGCGATGCTTTTGATAATCAATTCTCACCGCAATCGACTCCAGCGCAAGTTGCTTGTGCGGATCTCAACTTAGTTCACCCCATGACTGGACCTGTATATATCGAAGGTGCCGAACGGGGAGACGTGTTAGCTGTGACTTTAGTTGATATTGAGCCAGATGAGTACGGCTACACTGTCATAGTACCTGGGTTTGGATTTTTACGCGACCAATTTAGCGAACCATTTATTGCTAATTGGCAATTAGACCGTTTGAGTGCTACCTCCGAGCAAATTCCTGGCGTAAAAATTCCTATGTGTGCCTTTCCTGGTTCGATTGGTGTTTTGCCAGGAGAAGTGGAACTTGAAAAAGCTTTGGCACGCGAGCAGCAGCTTGCGCAAGCAGGAGGTTTTGTCTTGTTACCAAATGCCGCAGGGGCAATTCCTGCGGATTTGTTTGGCGAACAGGGACTTTACAAAGACAAGGCATTACGCACGATTCCTCCCCGCGAGTTTGGCGGCAATATGGATATCAAGCAAATGCAAGTAGGTACAACCTTGCTGTTTCCCTGTTTTGTCGAAGGTGGTGGGTTGTGGTGTGGAGACGTTCACTATGCTCAAGGCGATGGTGAAGTATCAGGAACCGCAATTGAAATGGCTGCTCGCGTTACAGTTCGTACTGAAATTCGTAAAGGATTGGGTGAATATGTCAAGTTCCCTCAGTTTGAAGGCGGGATACAATTGCAACGAACGGAACCTACCAAGTTTTATGCAACGACAGGAATTCCACTCAAAGCACGAGGAGAAGTACCGCCACATCTTGCCTATCTCGATAGCCCGAAAGCCGCAGCATTAGAAAATTTATCTGAAGATTTGACACTAGCAACGCGCAATGCCTTATTGCAAATGATTGATTATTTAGTGCAACAACACAGTTACACTAGACAACAAGCTTTAGTTATTGCCGCCGTCGCCGTCGATTTGCGAATTGGGCAGTTAGTGGACGTGCCAAACTATGTTGTTTCTGCGGTGCTTCCGCTCAATATTTTTAGTGATTAA